The proteins below come from a single Myxococcales bacterium genomic window:
- a CDS encoding serine/threonine protein kinase: MSAGSTSARDAVLTLGRYTLCGEIAAGGMAAVYFARMEGTGGFAKSVAVKRLHPQFASDPDFRTMILDEARLAARIRHPNVVSPIDVMELEDEVLLAMEYVHGQALARLIRVSDQQGETIPLAICASVMVGMLHGLHAAHEAKDDRGRPLNIVHRDISPHNVIVGADGVTRVIDFGIAKAKTSSEATQAGMVKGKVPYLAPEQLHGLQATVETDIYAASLVFWEALVGQRLFDADYDHEIVGLILRGKVDPPSAHVPCPPEVDAIVLRGLAREPSQRFRTAREMALAIEQVVQLANPSVVGGWVERLAEKDLAKRAAKLARLEALPSIPADELAMSLSSSRRQIDLSEALSVSTATQRNLGPPPPTPRAPPPPPSFASFGASPPSTRPPPAPTPPPPRPPPPSARVVPATLPSLPDAPRPPPPGALRGPDIQMANVGWLPPNVATGEVFAVRERPRRIGGGLFAVAFLLLGLAALALFLPRLLRDSYVKQAASKGVTLAIGRVSLSSTGITLEDVEGSVQDLPGATFKAPVVVLGMRGVDANTVTIDKLEVGLQGGYEDLDRAFDQWMKTKVTAGGEPPGGRFAKVTIRDAKVLWAAPLGPGMRASFENVSGAFTAEPESLWPNHYAFVAGIVKVANDANDKVFGPYELKVSRELDDRAYTLRLDPYGSTGAEVGMNTHGDIKRLISFRIPKRTLAEHHVPEALFGGLATKETRLEVTGELTVERGDKPRAEGKLTLGASALRIGVGGAPLDAELTAALGRAGEGVLDVTQGSLLLGPTRGKATGAIDSRGKGVRVEITSKRCDVASEGPGGTTRLALSSADVTGGSLFFAPCIVAPKKR, from the coding sequence TTGTCAGCCGGAAGCACCAGCGCACGCGACGCCGTTCTGACCCTGGGGCGGTACACGCTCTGCGGCGAGATCGCCGCGGGCGGCATGGCCGCGGTGTACTTCGCGCGCATGGAGGGCACCGGCGGGTTCGCCAAGTCGGTCGCCGTGAAGCGCCTGCACCCGCAGTTTGCGTCCGACCCCGACTTCCGCACGATGATCCTCGACGAGGCCCGCCTCGCCGCGCGCATTCGCCACCCCAACGTCGTCTCGCCCATCGACGTGATGGAGCTCGAGGACGAGGTGCTCCTCGCGATGGAGTACGTGCACGGGCAGGCGCTCGCGCGGCTCATTCGCGTGTCGGATCAGCAGGGCGAGACCATCCCGCTCGCCATCTGCGCGTCGGTCATGGTGGGCATGCTCCACGGGCTGCACGCCGCGCACGAGGCGAAGGACGACCGCGGGCGCCCGCTCAACATCGTCCATCGTGACATCTCGCCCCACAACGTCATCGTCGGCGCCGACGGGGTCACCCGCGTGATCGACTTCGGCATCGCGAAGGCGAAGACGAGCTCCGAGGCCACCCAGGCCGGCATGGTGAAGGGCAAGGTGCCCTACCTCGCCCCCGAGCAGCTCCACGGCCTCCAAGCGACCGTCGAGACCGACATCTACGCGGCCTCCCTCGTGTTCTGGGAGGCGCTCGTCGGTCAGCGGCTGTTCGACGCCGACTACGATCACGAGATCGTGGGCCTCATCCTGCGCGGCAAGGTCGATCCCCCGAGCGCGCACGTGCCCTGCCCGCCGGAGGTCGACGCGATCGTGCTCCGCGGGCTCGCGCGGGAGCCCTCCCAGCGCTTCCGCACGGCGCGCGAGATGGCCCTCGCCATCGAGCAGGTGGTGCAGCTGGCGAACCCCTCGGTCGTCGGCGGCTGGGTCGAGCGCCTCGCCGAGAAGGACCTCGCCAAGCGCGCGGCCAAGCTCGCGCGCCTCGAGGCCTTGCCCTCGATTCCTGCCGACGAGCTGGCGATGTCGCTCTCGAGCTCGCGCCGGCAGATCGACCTCTCCGAGGCGCTCTCGGTGTCGACCGCCACGCAGCGAAACCTCGGTCCACCGCCGCCTACGCCGCGCGCGCCGCCGCCGCCGCCCTCGTTCGCGTCGTTCGGCGCGTCGCCTCCTTCGACCCGCCCACCGCCCGCGCCCACGCCACCGCCGCCGCGTCCCCCGCCGCCCTCTGCCCGCGTCGTGCCGGCCACGCTCCCTTCGCTGCCCGACGCGCCCCGTCCCCCGCCGCCCGGCGCGCTGCGTGGGCCGGACATCCAGATGGCCAACGTGGGCTGGCTGCCTCCGAACGTCGCGACCGGCGAGGTGTTCGCCGTCCGGGAGCGGCCGCGCCGCATCGGCGGCGGGCTGTTCGCGGTGGCGTTCCTGCTGCTCGGTTTGGCCGCGCTCGCGCTCTTCCTTCCCCGGCTGCTCCGCGACAGCTACGTGAAGCAAGCGGCGAGCAAGGGCGTCACCCTCGCCATCGGCCGAGTGTCGCTCTCGTCGACGGGCATCACGCTGGAAGACGTGGAGGGCTCCGTGCAAGACCTCCCCGGCGCCACGTTCAAGGCGCCCGTCGTCGTGCTCGGCATGCGCGGCGTCGACGCCAACACCGTCACCATCGACAAGCTCGAGGTAGGCCTCCAGGGTGGCTACGAGGACCTCGATCGTGCCTTCGATCAGTGGATGAAGACGAAGGTCACCGCGGGCGGCGAGCCCCCGGGCGGCCGCTTCGCGAAGGTGACCATCCGCGACGCGAAGGTGCTGTGGGCCGCCCCGCTGGGGCCCGGGATGCGCGCCTCGTTCGAGAACGTGAGCGGCGCGTTCACCGCGGAGCCCGAGAGCCTGTGGCCGAACCACTACGCGTTCGTCGCCGGGATCGTGAAGGTCGCCAACGACGCGAACGACAAGGTGTTCGGCCCCTACGAGCTGAAGGTGTCCCGCGAGCTCGACGACCGCGCCTACACGCTGCGGCTCGACCCCTACGGCTCCACGGGCGCGGAGGTGGGCATGAACACTCATGGGGATATCAAACGTTTGATATCCTTCAGAATTCCGAAGCGTACACTCGCCGAGCACCATGTCCCCGAGGCCCTGTTCGGCGGTCTCGCGACCAAGGAGACCCGCCTCGAGGTCACGGGCGAGCTGACCGTCGAGCGCGGCGACAAGCCTCGCGCAGAGGGGAAGCTCACGCTCGGCGCGAGCGCGCTTCGCATCGGCGTGGGCGGCGCGCCGCTCGACGCGGAGCTCACCGCGGCGCTGGGCCGCGCGGGCGAGGGGGTCCTGGACGTGACGCAAGGCTCGCTCCTCCTCGGCCCGACGCGAGGCAAAGCGACGGGCGCGATCGACTCGCGCGGCAAGGGCGTGCGGGTCGAGATCACCTCCAAGCGCTGCGACGTCGCGAGCGAGGGCCCGGGCGGCACCACGCGCCTCGCGCTCTCGAGCGCGGACGTGACCGGAGGGAGCCTGTTCTTCGCCCCGTGCATCGTGGCGCCGAAGAAGCGA
- a CDS encoding TlpA family protein disulfide reductase, with protein MVAASAASAASASPATSGASRWAGAHAAATLALACALGACASACGGPPPPSAPSPLLGKPAPDFRRPALDGVAIDTVSLRGKVTVVKFFAKYCAPCTRTLPAVQALRERRPEIAVVGVSEDEHASDAAELVRTYALTFPVVLDSGNVLSGRFRVSSLPATFVIDSLGVVRWVGGAGQSDDDLARAVAATR; from the coding sequence ATGGTCGCCGCCTCCGCCGCCTCCGCCGCCTCCGCTTCGCCCGCTACGTCGGGCGCCTCCCGCTGGGCCGGGGCGCACGCGGCCGCAACTCTTGCGCTCGCCTGCGCGCTGGGCGCGTGCGCGTCCGCGTGCGGAGGCCCCCCGCCGCCGAGCGCGCCGAGCCCGCTCCTCGGCAAGCCCGCGCCCGACTTTCGCCGGCCCGCGCTCGACGGGGTCGCGATCGACACCGTGAGCCTGCGGGGCAAGGTGACGGTGGTGAAGTTCTTCGCGAAGTACTGCGCCCCGTGCACGCGCACGCTGCCCGCGGTGCAGGCGCTGCGCGAGCGACGTCCCGAGATCGCGGTCGTGGGCGTGTCGGAAGACGAGCACGCCTCCGACGCGGCCGAGCTCGTGCGCACCTACGCGCTCACCTTCCCCGTGGTGCTCGACTCCGGCAACGTGCTGTCGGGGCGCTTCCGCGTGAGCTCGCTGCCGGCGACGTTCGTGATCGACTCCCTCGGCGTGGTGCGCTGGGTCGGCGGGGCCGGCCAGAGCGACGACGACCTCGCCCGCGCGGTCGCGGCCACCCGTTGA
- a CDS encoding M81 family metallopeptidase — protein sequence MFGVSLGRGPRPLRIAYGRLFHEANAWSPVLTELCDFERLHHMAGSELEAATTLRGTELKSFMPHAELTGFRQAARLAGDVETVPLQSSLAVPGGPLSRACFDGLVEGLVERIREALPLDGVYLALHGSMQVDGLEEAPEAHLLARVRELVGPDVKLAVSYDLHANLSEGLVAPVDVLVAYRTNPHWDLAPTGFRAGNRLIRALRGQIRPTHAWRKLPIVIGGGKTIDFLAPMRGVFKYLRDLENDPRVVSASLFMVHPYTNAEHLGWAVHVCTDGDPALADKLADELADRAWEERDVALPPMYGVDEGLRRASESRLRKLGPVTLVDCDDVVGAGAPGGNTRFVEALVGRGRDWGLEAFVPVHDPELVEQLWDAPLGERRAVTLRGTPGYGAPPVELDVVVAARATTDSGRTLRLDARAPGAASAQVHVVVCDRAPLPIHPSFWSLVGLSARSADVIVQKNFFHYRMFYATISFEHLPVISAGATSFDAVRAAEYVVPMVPAARLADWRASDPVLRRRKRAAVTGPSPLPSPSPVVEA from the coding sequence ATGTTCGGTGTCTCTCTCGGCCGTGGGCCTCGCCCTCTTCGCATCGCCTACGGGCGCCTCTTCCACGAGGCCAACGCCTGGTCGCCCGTTCTCACCGAGCTCTGTGACTTCGAGCGGCTCCACCACATGGCGGGCAGCGAGCTCGAGGCGGCGACCACGCTCCGTGGCACCGAGCTCAAGTCGTTCATGCCCCACGCGGAGCTCACGGGGTTTCGGCAGGCCGCGCGCCTCGCGGGCGACGTAGAGACCGTCCCGCTCCAGTCGTCGCTTGCGGTGCCCGGCGGCCCCCTCTCACGCGCGTGCTTCGACGGTCTGGTCGAGGGGCTCGTCGAGCGCATCCGCGAGGCGCTGCCGCTCGACGGCGTGTACCTCGCGCTCCACGGCTCGATGCAGGTCGACGGCCTCGAGGAGGCTCCCGAGGCGCACCTGCTCGCGCGGGTGCGTGAGCTCGTCGGCCCCGACGTGAAGCTCGCCGTGAGCTACGATCTGCACGCGAACCTCTCCGAAGGCCTGGTCGCGCCGGTCGACGTGCTCGTGGCCTACCGCACGAACCCCCACTGGGATCTCGCGCCCACCGGCTTTCGCGCGGGCAACCGCCTCATTCGCGCGCTCCGCGGGCAGATCCGCCCCACCCACGCGTGGCGCAAGCTGCCCATCGTGATCGGTGGGGGCAAGACCATCGACTTTCTCGCCCCGATGCGAGGGGTCTTCAAGTATCTGCGCGACCTCGAGAACGACCCACGGGTCGTGTCGGCGAGCCTCTTCATGGTGCATCCGTACACGAACGCCGAGCACCTCGGCTGGGCCGTGCATGTGTGCACCGACGGCGATCCCGCCCTCGCCGACAAGCTCGCCGACGAGCTCGCCGATCGCGCGTGGGAGGAGCGCGACGTCGCCTTGCCGCCGATGTACGGCGTCGACGAGGGGCTCCGCCGCGCCTCCGAGAGCCGCCTCCGCAAGCTCGGCCCGGTGACCCTCGTCGACTGCGACGACGTCGTGGGCGCCGGCGCGCCGGGTGGCAACACCCGGTTCGTCGAGGCGCTCGTCGGGCGCGGTCGCGACTGGGGCCTCGAGGCGTTCGTGCCCGTGCACGACCCGGAGCTCGTGGAGCAGCTGTGGGACGCGCCGCTCGGTGAACGCCGCGCGGTCACGCTGCGCGGCACCCCGGGGTACGGGGCGCCGCCCGTCGAGCTCGACGTCGTCGTCGCGGCCCGCGCGACCACCGACTCGGGGCGCACCCTTCGGCTCGACGCTCGCGCACCCGGCGCGGCGAGCGCGCAGGTCCACGTGGTCGTGTGCGACCGCGCGCCCCTGCCGATTCACCCGAGCTTCTGGTCTTTGGTGGGCCTGTCCGCGCGCTCGGCGGACGTCATCGTGCAGAAAAACTTCTTTCATTACAGGATGTTCTACGCGACCATCTCCTTCGAGCACTTGCCCGTCATCAGCGCGGGGGCGACCAGCTTCGACGCGGTCCGCGCCGCCGAGTACGTCGTGCCGATGGTGCCCGCAGCGCGCCTCGCCGACTGGCGGGCGTCGGATCCCGTGCTGCGGCGGCGCAAGCGCGCGGCGGTCACGGGGCCGTCGCCGCTGCCGTCACCGTCGCCCGTCGTGGAGGCCTGA
- a CDS encoding TetR/AcrR family transcriptional regulator, with product MPRAPDHEKRLDLARRAVAILEREGIGLSTERLALALGVKRPTLLYHFPTVGDLVEAALVELLSQQAVYVIAEVERHTHPIDRLYAQLRAVHAFHDGREARLVFLTQAIAARGGARVPEILARGTEVFEAFRRAAADRVRAGILQGIVAPCDADALVVTVRALVDGLMFHKVTSPALALPPVHALVWERLLAPLKLEPRAALAPASASASASASASKSASRGPRRRTKPSTKS from the coding sequence ATGCCCCGGGCTCCCGATCACGAGAAACGCCTCGACCTCGCGCGCCGCGCGGTGGCCATCCTCGAGCGCGAGGGCATCGGCCTCTCGACCGAGCGGCTCGCCCTGGCGCTCGGAGTGAAGCGGCCCACGCTGCTCTACCACTTCCCCACGGTCGGCGACCTCGTCGAGGCCGCGCTCGTCGAGCTGCTCTCGCAGCAGGCGGTCTACGTCATCGCCGAGGTCGAGCGACACACGCACCCCATCGACCGCCTCTACGCGCAGCTCCGCGCGGTGCACGCCTTCCACGACGGGCGCGAGGCGCGCCTCGTCTTCCTCACGCAGGCGATCGCGGCGAGGGGGGGGGCGCGAGTCCCGGAGATCCTCGCGCGCGGCACCGAGGTGTTCGAGGCGTTCCGGCGCGCCGCGGCCGACCGCGTGCGCGCCGGGATCCTCCAGGGCATCGTCGCGCCGTGCGACGCCGACGCGCTCGTCGTCACGGTGCGAGCTTTGGTCGACGGCCTGATGTTCCACAAGGTCACGAGCCCCGCCCTCGCGCTCCCGCCGGTCCACGCGCTCGTGTGGGAGCGGCTCCTCGCGCCGCTCAAGCTCGAACCACGCGCGGCGTTGGCGCCCGCATCTGCATCTGCATCCGCGTCCGCGTCCGCGTCCAAATCCGCGTCGCGCGGCCCCCGTCGACGAACGAAGCCATCAACGAAGTCCTGA
- the larC gene encoding nickel pincer cofactor biosynthesis protein LarC translates to MTTRTSTRTGTSTRMTTRTSTRMTTRTSTRMHGHEHAHDHAHDHAHDHAHEREGGRVSVAALVEETLGTQPPAPLESAPRLEAGELASATAEPAPHAHPHAHPPAHPHAHPHAHADAHGLPRRHARDELPLNAGRGKVLFLDAPSGLAGDMIVAALVDLGVPESVVIDAIAKLGLSGYSLVFGGREQSGIVATKFDVDVHTPQPERTFRAVRAILLDSELPQKVKDRALLIFERLGKAEAKVHRMPIDDVHFHEVGAVDALCDVVGAAAALEFVGAEVVVSPLPMGRGFVNARHGVLPLPAPATVECLTGLPTYDAGIEGELVTPTGAAIVGASASRAARWPNIRTDRVGWGAGTRSLPDRPNLLRAVLGASTVEPVVTAAVGTHCVLEANLDDATGEIVGHCIETLIREGALDAWATPTTTKKGRPGLILGCLVQSALSERIIAALLRESTTIGVRRTDVTRVARPRREIVVQTSYGPISVKVSEGPFGTPQAKPEFDECARASTFHRVPVREVIATAMTAARAALEAER, encoded by the coding sequence ATGACCACGCGCACGAGCACGCGCACGGGCACGAGCACGCGCATGACCACGCGCACGAGCACGCGCATGACCACGCGCACGAGCACGCGCATGCACGGGCACGAGCACGCGCATGACCACGCGCATGACCACGCGCATGACCACGCGCACGAGCGCGAGGGCGGTCGTGTGTCAGTGGCAGCCCTCGTCGAGGAGACCCTCGGCACCCAGCCGCCCGCGCCGCTCGAGTCGGCCCCGCGGCTCGAGGCCGGTGAGCTCGCATCGGCGACCGCCGAGCCTGCGCCACACGCGCATCCACACGCGCATCCACCCGCGCATCCACACGCGCATCCACACGCGCACGCGGATGCGCACGGGCTGCCGCGCCGCCACGCCCGCGACGAGCTGCCGCTCAACGCGGGCCGCGGCAAGGTGCTCTTCCTCGACGCTCCCTCGGGGCTCGCGGGCGACATGATCGTGGCCGCCCTCGTCGACCTTGGGGTGCCGGAGAGCGTGGTGATCGACGCGATCGCCAAGCTCGGCCTCTCGGGGTACTCGCTGGTCTTCGGAGGTCGCGAGCAGAGCGGCATCGTGGCGACCAAGTTCGACGTCGACGTCCACACGCCGCAGCCGGAGCGCACGTTCCGCGCGGTGCGCGCCATCCTCCTCGACTCGGAGCTGCCCCAGAAGGTCAAAGATCGCGCGCTCCTCATCTTCGAGCGGCTCGGCAAGGCCGAGGCGAAGGTGCACCGCATGCCGATCGACGACGTCCACTTCCACGAGGTCGGCGCCGTCGACGCGCTATGCGACGTCGTGGGCGCGGCCGCCGCGCTCGAATTCGTCGGCGCCGAGGTGGTCGTGTCGCCGCTGCCGATGGGGCGTGGCTTCGTCAATGCGCGCCACGGCGTGCTCCCGCTCCCGGCGCCGGCCACCGTCGAGTGCCTCACGGGGCTGCCCACCTACGACGCCGGCATCGAGGGCGAGCTCGTCACGCCGACGGGCGCGGCCATCGTCGGCGCCTCGGCTTCGCGCGCTGCGCGGTGGCCCAACATCCGCACCGACCGCGTCGGTTGGGGCGCGGGCACCCGCTCGCTCCCCGATCGCCCGAACCTGCTGCGCGCGGTGCTCGGCGCGTCGACGGTCGAGCCGGTGGTCACAGCCGCGGTGGGGACCCACTGTGTGCTCGAGGCGAACCTCGACGACGCGACCGGCGAGATCGTCGGACACTGCATCGAGACGCTCATCCGCGAGGGCGCGCTCGACGCCTGGGCGACTCCGACCACCACCAAGAAGGGGCGCCCCGGCCTCATTCTCGGCTGCCTCGTGCAGTCCGCGCTGAGCGAGCGCATCATCGCGGCGCTGCTCCGCGAGAGCACCACGATCGGGGTCCGTCGGACCGACGTCACGCGGGTCGCGCGGCCTCGCCGCGAGATCGTCGTGCAGACCTCCTACGGGCCCATCTCGGTCAAGGTGAGCGAGGGGCCCTTCGGCACGCCGCAGGCGAAGCCGGAGTTCGACGAGTGCGCGCGCGCGTCCACCTTCCACCGCGTGCCCGTGCGCGAGGTCATCGCGACCGCCATGACCGCCGCGCGCGCCGCCCTCGAGGCCGAGCGCTAG
- the larB gene encoding nickel pincer cofactor biosynthesis protein LarB: MDPAALKELLERVRSGETEPDAAVTELRDLPFAELGYAMVDHHRALRQGVPEVVFGQGKTAAQVAGIMGELGRRGGNVLVTRVDAGQAADVRALVPAARYAPVARTLTLEQAPIPRLSTGRVALVSAGTSDLPVAEECAETLRMLGVEVDRVIDVGVSGIHRLLHKRSVLEAAAVVVVVAGMEGALPSVVGGLVDGAVVSVPTSIGYGANFQGLSALLCMLTSCASGITVVNIDNGFGGAFAAVRILRSAKKVGAP; encoded by the coding sequence GTGGATCCAGCTGCCTTGAAAGAGCTGCTCGAGCGCGTGCGCTCGGGCGAGACAGAGCCCGACGCCGCGGTGACCGAGCTGCGCGACCTCCCCTTCGCCGAGCTGGGGTACGCGATGGTGGATCACCACCGCGCGCTCCGACAGGGCGTGCCGGAGGTGGTCTTCGGTCAGGGCAAGACCGCGGCGCAAGTCGCGGGAATCATGGGGGAGCTCGGGCGGCGCGGGGGCAACGTGCTCGTGACCCGCGTGGACGCAGGGCAGGCCGCCGACGTGCGCGCGCTCGTGCCCGCGGCTCGCTACGCCCCCGTGGCGCGCACGCTCACGCTCGAGCAGGCCCCCATTCCGCGGCTCTCCACGGGCCGCGTGGCGCTGGTGTCCGCCGGCACGAGCGATCTGCCGGTCGCGGAAGAATGCGCAGAGACCCTCCGCATGTTGGGCGTCGAGGTCGATCGCGTCATCGACGTAGGCGTCTCGGGCATCCACCGGCTGCTGCACAAGCGCTCGGTCCTGGAGGCAGCCGCGGTCGTCGTGGTGGTGGCCGGCATGGAGGGGGCGCTCCCCAGCGTCGTGGGCGGTCTGGTCGACGGGGCGGTCGTCTCCGTCCCCACTTCCATCGGCTACGGGGCTAATTTCCAGGGCCTCTCGGCGCTTCTCTGTATGCTGACGAGCTGCGCGTCCGGCATCACGGTCGTGAACATCGACAACGGGTTCGGAGGCGCGTTCGCGGCCGTGCGGATCCTGCGTTCGGCGAAGAAGGTCGGGGCACCATGA